One segment of Polaribacter huanghezhanensis DNA contains the following:
- a CDS encoding C40 family peptidase: MKSIKVLFVLLFTVFISCKNTSSSISDLEKVETNLKQQFAPDKRVKIFDIQFENKNNTLVLKGETTTKKAFNMLIDSLKRRSIAFKNEVRILPDSAVGDKKYALGNNSVINIRSQPKHSAELGTQGLLGMELKVLDKKGSWYRVQTPDNYISWVDGGGIERMTAEELQSWNTKNKLIYTKNSGYVYEQKSENSTRVSDIVFGGILAIKKEYDSYYEVEYPDGRNGFVKKADAVLYNSWLKKNPANAEFIEESAKTMLGVPYLWGGTSTKGNDCSGFTKTVYLMNGFVIPRDASQQVTAGKIVDENLKFEGLEKGDLMFFGTPAKGGKKQRVTHVGIWLGNGKGEFIHSASNVHLSSINDSEKHYDGFNKNRYLGSRRYLGVKDDKIIDLKKSLQIKP, encoded by the coding sequence GTTTTTATTTCTTGTAAAAATACCTCAAGTTCTATTTCGGATTTAGAAAAAGTTGAAACAAACTTAAAGCAACAATTTGCTCCAGACAAACGTGTCAAAATCTTTGATATTCAGTTTGAAAATAAAAACAACACATTGGTGTTAAAAGGGGAAACAACCACAAAAAAGGCTTTTAATATGTTGATTGATAGCCTAAAAAGAAGAAGCATTGCTTTTAAAAATGAAGTCAGAATTCTACCTGATTCTGCTGTTGGAGATAAAAAGTATGCGCTGGGAAACAATTCGGTAATAAATATTAGATCACAGCCAAAACATTCTGCCGAATTAGGTACGCAAGGTTTGTTGGGAATGGAGTTAAAAGTATTGGATAAAAAAGGAAGTTGGTATAGAGTACAAACTCCTGATAACTATATTTCTTGGGTTGATGGGGGTGGAATTGAAAGAATGACTGCTGAAGAATTACAAAGTTGGAACACAAAAAACAAACTGATTTACACAAAAAACTCAGGATATGTATATGAGCAAAAAAGTGAAAATTCTACCAGAGTTTCTGATATTGTTTTTGGCGGAATTTTAGCCATAAAAAAAGAATACGATTCTTATTACGAAGTTGAATATCCTGACGGAAGAAATGGTTTTGTAAAAAAAGCGGATGCTGTTTTATACAATTCTTGGTTGAAAAAGAATCCTGCAAATGCAGAATTCATTGAAGAGTCTGCAAAAACAATGTTGGGTGTTCCTTATTTGTGGGGCGGAACTTCTACCAAAGGAAACGATTGTAGTGGTTTTACAAAAACGGTCTATTTAATGAACGGGTTTGTAATTCCGCGTGATGCATCACAACAGGTTACAGCCGGAAAAATAGTTGATGAAAACTTAAAATTTGAAGGGCTGGAAAAAGGGGATTTAATGTTCTTTGGAACTCCCGCTAAAGGTGGCAAAAAACAACGTGTTACACATGTTGGTATTTGGCTTGGAAACGGCAAAGGAGAGTTTATTCACTCAGCTAGTAATGTACATCTAAGTTCTATCAATGACAGTGAAAAACATTACGACGGTTTTAATAAAAACAGGTATTTAGGAAGCCGACGTTACTTAGGTGTTAAAGATGATAAAATTATTGACTTGAAAAAGTCTTTACAGATTAAACCTTAA
- the serA gene encoding phosphoglycerate dehydrogenase, which yields MNRNYVFDFDSTLTSVEALDVLAEITLAENPKKDAIIKEIIAITNLGIDGEISFTESLEKRIKLLQAKKADLPKLIKELHKKVSPSIERNKAFFEKYAASIYVISAGFKEFIIPIVAAYNIPADRVFANTFEYDKNDCIVGFDSENPLSVHNGKIQCLRDLKLEGEIQVIGDGYSDYVTREAGIAHKFFAYTENVSRDKTTQNADFITPNLDEFLFVNKLPRNISYPKNRIKILLLENVHPDAFEKLSKDGFTVETVSKSLSEDELIERIKEVHVLGIRSKTQVTKKVIEAAEKLMVVGAFCIGTKQIDLDACKENGVVVFNAPYSNTRSVVELAIGEIIMLMRSVFKRSTELHNGQWNKSAEGSREVRGKKLGIIGYGNIGKQLSVLAEALGMDVYYYDVEDRLSLGNATKIDKFSDLLAISDVITLHIDDNAANKNFIGEKEISQMKDGVHFVNLSRGFVVDIKALTDALKSGKIAGAAVDVYPEEPRANGSFHTELQGLNNVILTPHVGGSTEEAQKDIADFVPNKIMAYINSGNTVDAVNFPNIRLPQYKNSHRFLHIHENVPGVMAKINKVLAKYDMNITGQYLSTDAKVGYVITDLDKKYNQKVIKKLKEVEGTIKFRVLY from the coding sequence ATGAACAGAAATTACGTTTTCGATTTTGATAGCACACTTACAAGTGTAGAAGCTTTGGATGTTTTAGCAGAAATCACCTTGGCAGAAAATCCAAAAAAGGATGCAATTATTAAAGAAATAATAGCCATTACAAATTTGGGAATTGACGGCGAGATTTCGTTTACAGAATCCTTAGAAAAACGCATCAAGCTATTACAAGCTAAAAAAGCTGATTTACCAAAATTGATTAAAGAACTGCATAAAAAAGTGTCTCCGTCAATAGAAAGAAACAAAGCCTTTTTTGAAAAATATGCAGCATCTATTTATGTAATTTCTGCCGGATTTAAAGAATTTATCATTCCTATTGTTGCAGCCTACAATATTCCTGCGGATAGAGTGTTTGCAAATACATTTGAGTATGATAAAAACGATTGTATAGTTGGTTTTGATAGCGAAAATCCGTTGTCTGTACATAACGGAAAAATACAATGTTTGCGCGATTTAAAATTGGAAGGAGAAATTCAGGTTATTGGAGACGGTTATAGTGATTATGTGACGAGGGAAGCCGGAATTGCGCATAAATTCTTTGCGTATACAGAAAATGTTTCTAGAGATAAAACCACGCAAAATGCAGATTTTATTACGCCCAATTTAGACGAATTTTTATTTGTAAATAAGTTACCAAGAAACATCTCTTATCCAAAGAATCGAATTAAAATATTATTGTTAGAAAATGTACATCCAGATGCTTTTGAAAAATTATCAAAAGACGGATTTACAGTAGAAACCGTTTCTAAAAGTTTGTCGGAAGATGAATTAATAGAAAGGATAAAAGAAGTACATGTATTAGGGATTCGTTCTAAAACACAAGTCACCAAAAAAGTAATTGAAGCAGCAGAAAAATTGATGGTTGTTGGAGCTTTTTGTATTGGTACAAAACAAATTGATTTAGATGCCTGTAAAGAAAATGGAGTGGTTGTTTTTAATGCACCTTATAGCAATACGCGTTCTGTGGTAGAACTGGCTATTGGAGAAATTATTATGTTGATGCGAAGTGTTTTTAAGCGAAGCACAGAATTGCACAATGGACAATGGAATAAATCAGCAGAAGGATCTAGAGAAGTAAGAGGAAAAAAACTCGGAATTATAGGATATGGAAATATTGGTAAACAATTATCTGTATTGGCAGAAGCACTCGGAATGGATGTGTATTATTACGATGTAGAAGACAGATTGTCGTTAGGAAACGCTACAAAAATAGATAAGTTTTCAGATTTATTAGCAATCTCAGATGTAATTACCTTGCATATTGATGACAATGCAGCCAATAAAAATTTTATTGGAGAAAAAGAAATTTCTCAAATGAAAGACGGCGTGCATTTTGTAAATCTTTCTCGCGGATTTGTAGTTGATATAAAAGCATTAACCGACGCTTTAAAAAGTGGTAAAATAGCAGGAGCAGCTGTAGATGTATATCCAGAAGAGCCAAGAGCAAACGGAAGCTTTCACACAGAATTACAAGGTTTAAATAATGTAATTTTAACTCCGCATGTTGGCGGTAGTACAGAAGAAGCACAAAAAGATATTGCAGATTTTGTACCGAATAAAATAATGGCGTATATCAATTCTGGAAATACCGTTGATGCTGTTAATTTTCCAAACATACGATTGCCACAATATAAGAATTCACATCGTTTTTTACACATTCACGAAAATGTACCTGGTGTAATGGCAAAGATTAATAAAGTCTTGGCAAAATATGACATGAATATTACAGGTCAATATTTATCTACAGACGCTAAAGTAGGATATGTAATTACCGATTTAGACAAAAAATACAATCAAAAAGTAATTAAAAAACTCAAAGAAGTAGAAGGAACGATAAAGTTTAGAGTGTTGTATTAA
- the gcvP gene encoding aminomethyl-transferring glycine dehydrogenase → MNTNSFQLRHIGPNSTEQKEMLATIKADTLEQLITETIPDDIRLENKLDLESAMSEYEYLNHLQELGSKNKVFKSYIGLGYHEAIVPSVIQRNILENPSWYTAYTPYQAEIAQGRLEALLNFQTMICDLTGMELANASLLDEGTAAAEAMALLFDVRERTQKKADVNKFFVSEEILPQTLSILQTRSTPIGIELVVGNHEEFGFSDDFFGAILQYPGKHGHVFDYSDFVTKANENNIKVAVAADILSLAKLKAPAEFGVDVVVGTTQRFGIPLGYGGPHAGYFATKEAYKRSIPGRIIGVTKDVDGGRALRMALQTREQHIKREKATSNICTAQVLLAVMAGMYAVYHGKDGIQFIADSVHNKTKLVADYLEKAGFNQKNSSYFDTLLVEVDCLSLKPVAESFKVNFNYITDNLISISINEATTQKDLMKLFTIFGQLKKQTDTSKAESYGDFHQILTQESFNSDFVAIPENVQRNTSFLDNEVFNTYHSETDMMRYIKKLERKDLALNHSMISLGSCTMKLNAASEMLPLSNPQWGNIHPFVPLNQAEGYQTVLKNLEHQLNIITGFAGTSLQPNSGAQGEFAGLMTIRAYHQANSNEHRNICLIPASAHGTNPASAVMAGMKVVVTKTAENGNIDVEDLREKALLHKENLAALMVTYPSTHGVYEKEIREITKIIHDNGGQVYMDGANMNAQVGLTNPATIGADVCHLNLHKTFAIPHGGGGPGVGPICVAPQLVPFLPTNPIIETGGENAITAISAAPWGSALVCLISYGYITMLGVDGLTNATMNAILNANYMKDRLHGHYETLYTGEMNRAAHEMILDCRDFKQNGIEVVDIAKRLMDYGFHAPTVSFPVAGTLMIEPTESESKAELDRFCDAMIAIRKEIKNASKDDANNPLKNAPHTQEMLTADDWTLPYTRKQAAFPLEYIVDNKFWPSVRRVDDAFGDRNLICSCNPIEDYM, encoded by the coding sequence ATGAACACAAATTCATTTCAACTAAGGCATATAGGTCCAAACTCAACGGAGCAAAAAGAGATGTTAGCAACAATTAAAGCTGATACTTTAGAGCAATTAATTACAGAAACAATTCCAGATGATATTCGCTTAGAAAACAAGTTAGATTTAGAGTCTGCAATGAGCGAATATGAATACTTAAATCATCTTCAAGAGTTAGGTTCAAAAAATAAGGTTTTTAAAAGTTATATTGGATTGGGATACCACGAAGCAATTGTGCCAAGTGTAATTCAACGTAACATTTTAGAAAACCCGAGTTGGTACACAGCGTATACACCTTATCAAGCAGAAATTGCACAAGGAAGATTAGAAGCTTTGTTAAATTTTCAAACAATGATTTGTGATTTAACCGGAATGGAATTGGCAAATGCTTCTTTATTGGATGAAGGAACAGCGGCTGCAGAAGCAATGGCGTTGTTGTTTGATGTTAGAGAAAGAACTCAGAAAAAAGCCGATGTAAATAAGTTTTTTGTTTCTGAAGAAATTTTACCACAAACATTATCGATTTTACAAACGCGTTCTACACCAATCGGAATTGAATTAGTGGTTGGAAATCATGAAGAATTTGGTTTCTCTGACGACTTTTTCGGAGCGATTTTACAATATCCTGGAAAACACGGACACGTTTTTGATTATTCAGATTTTGTTACCAAAGCAAACGAAAACAATATAAAAGTTGCCGTTGCTGCAGATATTTTATCCTTAGCTAAATTAAAAGCACCAGCAGAATTTGGAGTTGATGTCGTTGTTGGAACTACACAGCGCTTCGGAATTCCGTTAGGGTATGGCGGTCCACACGCTGGATATTTCGCTACAAAAGAAGCATATAAAAGAAGTATTCCAGGAAGAATTATTGGAGTCACAAAAGATGTTGATGGAGGACGTGCTTTGCGCATGGCTTTGCAAACTCGTGAGCAACATATTAAGCGCGAAAAAGCAACTTCTAATATTTGTACTGCACAAGTTTTACTAGCGGTTATGGCGGGAATGTACGCTGTCTATCATGGTAAAGACGGAATTCAGTTTATTGCAGATTCTGTTCATAATAAAACAAAATTAGTAGCTGATTACTTAGAAAAAGCGGGTTTTAATCAAAAAAATTCCTCTTATTTTGATACGCTTTTAGTTGAAGTTGATTGCTTGAGCCTAAAACCTGTTGCAGAATCTTTTAAAGTTAACTTTAATTATATAACGGATAATCTTATTTCAATTTCTATAAACGAAGCAACCACGCAAAAAGATTTGATGAAGCTTTTTACCATTTTTGGGCAATTAAAAAAGCAAACTGACACTTCAAAAGCAGAAAGTTATGGTGATTTTCATCAAATTTTAACACAAGAATCTTTTAACTCTGATTTTGTAGCAATTCCGGAAAATGTTCAAAGAAACACGTCTTTCCTAGACAACGAAGTCTTTAACACGTATCATTCAGAAACTGACATGATGCGTTATATCAAAAAATTAGAACGCAAAGATTTAGCGTTAAATCATTCTATGATTTCTTTAGGATCTTGTACAATGAAACTAAATGCGGCATCAGAAATGTTGCCTTTGAGCAATCCACAATGGGGAAATATTCATCCTTTTGTTCCTTTAAATCAAGCTGAAGGCTATCAAACTGTTCTTAAAAATTTAGAACATCAATTAAATATTATTACAGGTTTTGCAGGCACTTCTTTACAACCAAATTCTGGTGCACAAGGTGAGTTTGCAGGTTTAATGACTATTAGAGCATATCACCAAGCAAATAGTAATGAACATAGAAATATTTGCTTAATTCCTGCTTCTGCTCACGGTACAAATCCTGCATCCGCAGTGATGGCCGGAATGAAAGTTGTGGTTACCAAAACTGCAGAAAACGGAAATATTGATGTAGAAGATTTACGCGAAAAAGCACTATTACACAAAGAAAATTTAGCTGCTTTAATGGTAACATATCCCTCAACTCATGGAGTTTATGAAAAGGAAATTAGAGAAATTACAAAAATTATTCATGATAATGGCGGACAAGTGTATATGGACGGTGCAAATATGAATGCGCAAGTTGGATTGACAAATCCGGCAACGATTGGCGCAGATGTTTGTCATTTAAATTTACACAAAACTTTTGCCATTCCGCATGGTGGTGGTGGACCAGGAGTTGGACCCATTTGTGTCGCTCCACAATTGGTTCCGTTTTTACCAACAAATCCGATTATAGAAACTGGCGGAGAAAATGCAATCACAGCTATTTCTGCTGCACCTTGGGGTTCTGCATTGGTTTGTTTAATTTCTTATGGATATATTACGATGTTAGGTGTTGACGGACTAACAAATGCTACGATGAACGCTATCTTAAATGCCAATTATATGAAAGATCGTTTACATGGACATTATGAAACGTTGTACACTGGAGAAATGAACAGAGCTGCACACGAAATGATTTTAGATTGTAGAGATTTTAAACAAAATGGAATTGAAGTGGTAGATATTGCAAAACGTTTAATGGATTATGGTTTCCATGCGCCAACAGTTTCTTTTCCTGTTGCTGGAACTTTAATGATTGAACCAACAGAATCTGAAAGTAAAGCTGAATTAGATCGTTTTTGTGATGCGATGATTGCTATTAGAAAAGAAATTAAAAATGCTTCTAAAGACGATGCTAACAATCCTTTAAAAAATGCGCCGCATACACAAGAAATGCTAACTGCAGATGATTGGACTTTGCCTTATACTAGAAAACAAGCCGCTTTTCCTTTAGAATATATTGTCGACAATAAATTTTGGCCTTCGGTTCGTAGAGTTGATGATGCTTTTGGAGATAGAAACTTAATTTGTTCTTGTAACCCAATTGAAGATTACATGTAG
- a CDS encoding FMN-binding glutamate synthase family protein — protein MRNTILSIFISITVLFGVLVYFMPQTGTIIMLSISVVLTTVAIKDSMQRRHSLLRAFPLVARLRWVFEEERSKIQQYFIEDDLNGKPINREKRNIVYQRSKLQKDTVPFGTQHNIYEKGYEFVKHSLFPKDHHHIKGDRVVFGSDKCTQKYDASIINISAMSFGSLSKNAIMALNQGAKMGNFAHNTGEGGISPYHLQGGDIIFQVGTGYFGAGKHDENGKRYFDADTFKENAIRPEVKMIEIKFSQGAKPGHGGILPAKKNTEEIAKIRSVEPFTQVDSPPGHTAFSNFDEMISFIQKVRDLSEGKPVGIKLCVGNNEEIETMIKAFAEVNNYPDFITVDGGEGGTGAAPMEFTNYVGTPLLEGLTYIKKLLEKYNLKNQIKIIASGKAIDAFDVVKLLALGADTVNMARSFMLSLGCIQARECNLDTCPVGVATQDPHLVKALVVEKKNVRVKNYHEKTIESVKEMVAAMGVETFLDLQPNQVFRRANNEKVVTLEEVYYK, from the coding sequence ATGAGAAATACAATTTTATCTATTTTTATTAGTATTACTGTTTTATTTGGAGTGTTGGTTTATTTTATGCCACAAACAGGAACCATTATTATGCTATCAATTAGTGTTGTTTTAACTACAGTTGCAATTAAAGATAGTATGCAAAGAAGACATTCTTTATTAAGAGCTTTTCCGTTAGTTGCTAGATTAAGGTGGGTTTTTGAAGAAGAGAGAAGTAAAATTCAACAGTATTTTATAGAAGATGATTTAAACGGAAAACCAATAAATAGAGAAAAAAGAAATATTGTTTATCAGCGATCAAAATTACAGAAGGATACAGTTCCTTTTGGTACACAGCACAATATATATGAAAAAGGGTACGAGTTTGTAAAACATTCTTTGTTTCCGAAAGATCATCATCATATAAAAGGAGATCGCGTTGTTTTTGGTTCTGATAAGTGTACTCAAAAATATGATGCTTCTATTATCAATATTTCTGCAATGTCTTTTGGTTCGTTGAGTAAAAACGCCATTATGGCGCTAAACCAAGGAGCAAAAATGGGGAATTTTGCGCATAATACTGGTGAAGGCGGAATTTCTCCATATCATTTACAAGGTGGTGATATCATTTTTCAAGTTGGAACTGGTTATTTTGGAGCAGGAAAGCACGACGAAAACGGAAAAAGGTATTTTGACGCAGATACTTTCAAAGAAAATGCAATTCGCCCAGAAGTAAAAATGATTGAAATTAAGTTTTCTCAAGGAGCAAAACCTGGTCATGGCGGAATTTTACCTGCAAAAAAGAACACCGAAGAAATTGCTAAAATTCGTTCTGTAGAACCATTTACACAAGTAGATTCTCCTCCGGGACATACTGCTTTTTCTAATTTTGATGAAATGATTTCATTTATTCAGAAAGTGAGAGATTTATCCGAAGGAAAACCTGTAGGAATTAAATTATGCGTCGGAAATAATGAAGAAATAGAAACAATGATTAAAGCTTTTGCAGAAGTAAATAATTATCCAGACTTTATAACTGTAGATGGAGGTGAAGGAGGAACAGGTGCTGCGCCAATGGAATTTACCAATTATGTTGGAACTCCATTATTAGAAGGGTTGACTTATATAAAAAAGTTACTTGAAAAGTACAACTTAAAAAATCAAATAAAAATTATTGCAAGTGGTAAAGCTATTGATGCTTTTGATGTTGTAAAGTTGTTGGCTTTAGGAGCAGATACTGTTAATATGGCACGTAGTTTTATGTTAAGTTTGGGTTGTATACAAGCAAGAGAATGTAATTTAGATACCTGTCCGGTTGGTGTTGCAACACAGGATCCACATTTGGTAAAAGCATTGGTTGTAGAAAAGAAAAATGTTCGTGTAAAAAATTATCATGAAAAAACAATAGAATCGGTAAAAGAAATGGTTGCAGCAATGGGAGTTGAAACATTTTTAGACTTACAACCAAACCAAGTGTTTAGAAGAGCTAATAATGAAAAAGTAGTTACTTTGGAAGAGGTTTATTATAAATAG
- a CDS encoding type B 50S ribosomal protein L31 yields MKKGIHPENYRMVAFKDMSNGDVFLTKSTANTKENLEVDGVEYPLIKLEISRTSHPFYTGKSKLIDAAGRIDKFKNKYAKFKK; encoded by the coding sequence ATGAAAAAAGGTATACACCCAGAGAATTATAGAATGGTAGCTTTTAAGGACATGTCTAACGGAGATGTTTTTTTAACAAAATCTACTGCAAATACTAAAGAAAATTTAGAAGTTGATGGTGTAGAATATCCGCTAATTAAATTAGAGATTTCTAGAACATCTCACCCGTTTTACACTGGTAAGTCTAAATTAATTGATGCTGCAGGACGTATCGATAAATTCAAAAACAAATACGCAAAATTCAAGAAATAA
- a CDS encoding glutaminyl-peptide cyclotransferase, which yields MRLSKYISLLAISFILFTSCNDAYKFKLTTTKKLVINQEATATLTEKNNKPIDSIQFFVNGKRVASKGNTITFGTKELGVGKFTVTALVFYPEKTKKINNSIEVLSNVEPAIYSYKLINTYPHDKTSYTQGLEFYNGFLYETTGKKGKSVLRKIELKTGKVLQETKLDKKYFGEGMTILNGNIFWLTWQARKGFVYDLETFKQKSEFSYTWSNEGWGLTNDGTHLIKSDGTDKIWFLDPITLKEKKSIQVYTNKYSLKELNEIEYINGKIYANKWQQNSIVIIDAKTGIVEGVANLSGLKKEIEKTQTLANQDEVLNGIAYDKETGRIFITGKHWGKLFEIELVKQ from the coding sequence ATGCGTTTATCAAAATACATTTCTCTTTTAGCAATCTCTTTTATTTTGTTTACTTCTTGTAATGATGCTTACAAATTTAAGCTAACTACAACTAAAAAACTAGTAATCAATCAAGAAGCTACAGCAACTTTAACAGAAAAAAATAACAAACCAATCGATTCTATTCAGTTTTTTGTCAACGGAAAGAGAGTTGCATCAAAAGGAAATACCATCACATTTGGCACAAAAGAGCTAGGTGTTGGGAAGTTTACGGTAACCGCTTTGGTTTTTTATCCTGAGAAAACAAAAAAAATTAACAATTCTATTGAGGTTTTATCAAATGTAGAACCAGCAATTTACAGTTATAAACTCATCAACACCTATCCGCACGATAAAACTTCTTATACGCAAGGATTGGAATTTTACAACGGCTTTTTATACGAAACTACCGGGAAAAAAGGAAAATCTGTATTGCGTAAAATAGAATTAAAAACAGGGAAAGTTTTACAAGAAACAAAACTAGATAAAAAATATTTTGGAGAAGGAATGACCATTTTAAATGGCAATATTTTCTGGTTAACATGGCAAGCTAGAAAAGGTTTTGTGTACGATTTAGAAACCTTTAAACAAAAAAGCGAATTCAGTTATACATGGAGCAATGAAGGTTGGGGCTTAACAAACGACGGAACGCATTTGATAAAATCTGACGGAACTGATAAAATTTGGTTTTTAGATCCAATAACATTAAAAGAAAAAAAATCAATTCAAGTGTACACAAACAAGTATTCGCTAAAAGAATTGAACGAAATAGAATACATTAATGGAAAAATTTACGCAAATAAATGGCAACAAAATTCTATTGTAATTATTGATGCTAAAACCGGAATCGTGGAGGGTGTTGCTAATTTATCTGGATTGAAAAAAGAAATTGAAAAAACACAAACCTTAGCCAATCAAGACGAAGTTTTAAACGGAATTGCCTACGACAAAGAAACTGGAAGAATTTTTATTACTGGAAAACATTGGGGAAAACTTTTTGAAATAGAATTAGTAAAACAATAA
- a CDS encoding YceI family protein, with protein MKKLFLVILLISISTTTFGQEKLKTTSGHIKFFSTTPAEDIEANNYKAISNLTPSTGDLVFSIPMQSFEFEKSLMQKHYNSKKFLNTKKFPKAKFKGSITNLSAINFSKDGTYTADVSGDLTIHGITKKVSEKMMLVLKNRAVTGTTTFDIILADYGIEFTKGKPSKNIAKSVKITAVLNYTK; from the coding sequence ATGAAAAAATTATTTTTAGTAATTTTATTAATCAGTATTTCAACAACTACTTTTGGTCAAGAAAAATTAAAAACTACAAGTGGTCATATTAAATTTTTCTCTACAACTCCAGCAGAAGATATTGAAGCAAACAACTATAAAGCAATTAGCAATTTAACGCCATCAACTGGTGATCTTGTTTTTTCAATTCCAATGCAAAGTTTTGAATTTGAAAAATCTTTGATGCAAAAACACTACAATTCAAAGAAGTTTTTAAATACAAAAAAGTTTCCAAAAGCAAAATTTAAAGGAAGTATTACTAATTTATCAGCCATTAATTTTTCTAAAGACGGAACGTATACTGCTGATGTTTCTGGTGATTTAACCATTCATGGAATTACTAAAAAAGTTTCAGAAAAAATGATGCTTGTGTTAAAAAATAGAGCTGTAACAGGAACAACAACTTTTGACATTATACTTGCAGATTATGGTATTGAATTTACAAAAGGAAAACCATCAAAAAACATTGCAAAAAGCGTAAAAATTACAGCAGTTTTAAATTATACAAAATAA
- a CDS encoding OB-fold protein produces the protein MKSKIIKIVLAFIVIAIGVVAYLWFMPHRDVQSVNAFKTIDATELVNEFLTDKEKANALYLDSDEGESKVLIVTGTVARISKDQLGQYVLLLKRNADKMGVSCTFTLESNSQVAGIKIGDAVKVKGVIRSGAEYDEDLDLMENVIIEKSALIK, from the coding sequence ATGAAATCTAAAATTATTAAAATTGTTTTAGCATTTATAGTTATTGCTATTGGAGTTGTTGCATACTTGTGGTTTATGCCTCATAGAGATGTGCAATCTGTTAACGCTTTTAAAACAATTGATGCAACAGAATTAGTCAATGAATTTTTAACTGACAAGGAAAAAGCTAATGCACTGTATTTAGATAGTGACGAAGGCGAATCTAAAGTATTAATTGTAACAGGAACTGTTGCTAGAATCTCTAAAGATCAACTAGGACAATACGTTTTACTCTTAAAAAGGAATGCTGATAAAATGGGCGTTTCATGCACATTTACGTTAGAAAGTAATTCGCAAGTTGCAGGTATTAAAATCGGTGACGCTGTAAAAGTAAAAGGCGTTATCCGTTCTGGAGCTGAATATGACGAAGATTTAGATTTAATGGAAAATGTAATTATAGAAAAAAGTGCATTGATAAAGTAA